TGCCGCGCGATGCGCCGCATCTCGCCGTCGAGGTCGCGCTTCAGGTCGTTGAAATGGACCGGCAGCAGGCGTTTATCGAGCCGCATCGCCCAGTAGCTCGCGACGGTCTCGAAGAACACGCCGTCGGCCTGCAGCCAGCGGGCGAAATAGCCGTGCAGGTCGCCCTCCGGCACGGGCATTGGCTCGATCCCGTCGCTTCGCGCCTGCTGGTTCAGCATCTCGGTGAACTTCATCCGGTCCATGTGGTTGACCAGCGACATGAAGGCGTCGCGCCCGTCGCGCGCGACGAAGACGTACTTCGCGTCCGGAAACCACGGGATGCCGTCGGCCGGCGTGTGGCTCTTCATCACGCGCCGGAAGTCCTGGGCGCGGAGCATGGCGTGCACGGCGTCGGCCGGCAGAAACAGCGCCTCGATCCAGGGCGAGATCTGCATCACCGGTCCGGGCAGGTTCCCGTCCGGCCAGAACAGATTGGCGATGATCGTCTGGGTCCAGGTCGTGCCGCACTTCGGCGGCGTGCAGACGAAGACGTCGCCCGGACGCGGCTCGAACTCGGCCCAGCGCGAGTTGTCGAAGAGGGCGGTGCGGTAGGGGCGCATTCGGGCTCCGAGGCGGAAGATCGGGCGTTACTCTACCGCACGAGGGGAAGGGATGATCCGGACCGAGCGACTGCTCCTGCGCCGCTTTCGCGCGTCGGACCGCGCTGCGTTCGCGGAGCTGAATGCCGATCCGCGCGTCACGGGGTTTCTGGCGGGGGCGCTCTCGCGCGGCGAGAGCGATGCGCTGGTCGATCGCATCGAGGCTCACTTCGACGAGCACGGTTTCGGGCTCTTCGCGCTGGAGATCACGGGCGTCGCACCGTTCGCGGGCTACGTCGGGCTGTCGGTGCCGCGCTTCGAGGCCGCGTTCACGCCCTGCGTCGAGATCGGCTGGCGTCTCGCGGCGGAGCACTGGGGATCGGGCTACGCGAGCGAGGCCGCGCGCGCGGTGCTGGCCCACGGCTTCGACGTGGTCGGCCTGGACGAGAT
This Deltaproteobacteria bacterium DNA region includes the following protein-coding sequences:
- a CDS encoding GNAT family N-acetyltransferase, which encodes MIRTERLLLRRFRASDRAAFAELNADPRVTGFLAGALSRGESDALVDRIEAHFDEHGFGLFALEITGVAPFAGYVGLSVPRFEAAFTPCVEIGWRLAAEHWGSGYASEAARAVLAHGFDVVGLDEIVSFTVPANMRSRRVMEKLGMSRRAADDFDHPALPEGHPLRRHVLYRLAAPRA
- a CDS encoding sulfotransferase domain-containing protein, which encodes MRPYRTALFDNSRWAEFEPRPGDVFVCTPPKCGTTWTQTIIANLFWPDGNLPGPVMQISPWIEALFLPADAVHAMLRAQDFRRVMKSHTPADGIPWFPDAKYVFVARDGRDAFMSLVNHMDRMKFTEMLNQQARSDGIEPMPVPEGDLHGYFARWLQADGVFFETVASYWAMRLDKRLLPVHFNDLKRDLDGEMRRIARHLEISIPESRWPALVERCTFESMRENEAMVGDLSFAFEGGTKGFLFKGTNGRWRELLSEDELAAYRHRVEAVLPAEAAIWLERGRLG